A genomic window from Candidatus Kouleothrix ribensis includes:
- a CDS encoding methyltransferase domain-containing protein: MSDIKDSVKRQFGPVAANYATSNVHVAGPDLLAMLAAAGLRGGERVLDAGCGAGHTALAFATGAAEVIAVDLTEAMLAQGRKLAATRGLSNISFKRGDVEKLPFADSSFDIVTSRYSAHHYPHPHTALREFARVLKPGGMLLLADVVAPDSPAHDTFLNTIELLRDPSHVRDHTIGQWLHMAQAAGLAAELVGQWPLRLEFESWVARMNTPFLAITQIRALIEGAPREVRAALAIGEGYSFTVPTALICGKLGATSHDQTD; the protein is encoded by the coding sequence ATGTCCGACATCAAAGACTCGGTCAAGCGTCAGTTTGGGCCAGTGGCGGCCAACTACGCCACCAGCAATGTGCATGTGGCCGGCCCCGACCTCCTGGCGATGCTGGCGGCGGCCGGGCTGCGCGGTGGCGAGCGCGTGCTCGACGCGGGCTGCGGCGCCGGCCATACTGCGCTGGCCTTCGCCACCGGCGCAGCCGAGGTGATCGCGGTCGACCTGACCGAGGCCATGCTGGCGCAGGGCCGCAAGCTGGCGGCCACGCGCGGCCTATCGAACATCAGCTTCAAGCGCGGCGATGTCGAGAAGCTGCCGTTCGCCGACTCTTCATTTGATATCGTCACCTCGCGCTACAGTGCCCACCACTACCCGCACCCGCACACGGCGCTACGCGAGTTTGCGCGCGTGCTGAAGCCCGGCGGCATGCTGCTGCTGGCCGATGTGGTGGCGCCCGATAGCCCGGCGCACGATACGTTTTTGAACACGATCGAGCTGCTGCGCGACCCTTCGCATGTGCGCGATCACACGATTGGCCAGTGGCTGCACATGGCCCAGGCGGCCGGGCTGGCAGCCGAGCTGGTTGGGCAGTGGCCGCTGCGGCTCGAGTTCGAGTCGTGGGTGGCGCGCATGAACACGCCGTTTCTGGCGATCACCCAGATCCGCGCGCTGATCGAGGGCGCCCCGCGCGAGGTGCGTGCGGCCCTGGCGATCGGCGAGGGCTACTCGTTCACGGTGCCCACCGCGCTGATCTGTGGCAAGCTGGGCGCTACGAGCCACGATCAAACCGACTGA
- a CDS encoding protoheme IX farnesyltransferase: protein MPPVQLLNTRTTSAQRLLIGAAALAYVLAVLGGATPAAGATLLSATAIAGLGAALFAYVGARARPLQPARVGGRALAIRQRYRLQAAVILALVYVTLVGGALVANQGALWACLALPFCTETGAAGPGQQLAIVAMSHRVLAAIAAVGVVLLVYRTLRLRAEPAIRRAALWALVLMGCQIIIGMLQVGLASGGTSTQLMVMRGLHLGIGVADWAALVVQVALVLYLPQPATAAHLVAADAPARPSKLSDYISLTKPGVITLLILTTIASMYITPAGAPPLALVAWTFVGGWLMAAGAHAVNCWADQDIDINMGRTSRRPIPSGRLPAWHALVLGIALGVLAFALLAWFVNLPAALLSLAGYLFYVLIYTRWLKRTTPKNIVIGGAAGAFPPLVGWAAATGGVSLGALLLFAIIFYWTPPHFWALALIRSKDYARAGVPMLPVVAGDAETRRQIVLYTLLMLVLSVLPTPIQLFGLAYLAAALILGALFLRYALLLWRDGTVPAAWALYKYSLLYLALLFVAMVADRVLFS, encoded by the coding sequence ATGCCACCGGTACAACTGCTGAATACACGAACCACCAGCGCGCAGCGCCTGCTGATTGGCGCCGCCGCGCTTGCGTATGTGCTGGCCGTGCTGGGCGGCGCCACGCCGGCCGCAGGCGCCACGCTGCTCAGCGCAACTGCAATCGCCGGGCTAGGTGCGGCGTTATTCGCGTATGTCGGCGCGCGCGCGCGGCCGCTGCAGCCCGCGCGGGTGGGCGGCCGGGCACTGGCCATACGCCAGCGCTACCGGCTTCAGGCGGCGGTGATCCTTGCGCTCGTGTATGTGACGCTGGTCGGCGGCGCGCTGGTGGCGAATCAGGGCGCGCTGTGGGCATGCCTGGCGCTGCCATTTTGTACCGAGACTGGTGCGGCCGGCCCAGGCCAACAGCTCGCAATCGTGGCCATGAGCCACCGCGTGCTGGCCGCCATCGCCGCAGTCGGGGTGGTTTTGCTGGTGTACCGCACGCTGCGGCTGCGCGCCGAGCCGGCCATTCGCCGCGCGGCGCTGTGGGCGCTGGTGCTCATGGGCTGCCAGATCATCATCGGCATGCTGCAGGTCGGGCTGGCATCTGGCGGCACATCGACGCAGCTGATGGTTATGCGCGGGCTGCACCTGGGCATTGGCGTGGCCGACTGGGCCGCGCTGGTGGTGCAGGTGGCGCTGGTGCTGTACCTGCCCCAGCCGGCCACCGCTGCTCACCTGGTGGCCGCCGACGCGCCGGCACGGCCCTCGAAGCTCAGCGACTACATCAGCCTGACCAAGCCGGGCGTGATCACGCTGCTGATCCTGACCACAATCGCGAGTATGTACATCACGCCGGCCGGCGCGCCGCCGCTGGCGCTGGTAGCCTGGACATTCGTAGGCGGCTGGCTGATGGCCGCAGGCGCGCATGCCGTGAACTGCTGGGCCGACCAGGACATCGACATCAATATGGGCCGCACCAGCCGCCGGCCGATCCCAAGCGGGCGCCTCCCGGCATGGCATGCGCTGGTGCTCGGCATTGCGCTCGGTGTGCTTGCGTTCGCGCTGCTGGCGTGGTTCGTCAACCTGCCGGCCGCGCTGCTATCGCTTGCCGGCTACCTATTCTACGTGCTGATCTACACCCGCTGGCTCAAACGCACCACGCCGAAGAATATCGTGATCGGCGGCGCGGCCGGCGCGTTTCCGCCGCTGGTGGGCTGGGCCGCCGCCACCGGCGGGGTATCGCTGGGTGCGCTGCTGCTGTTCGCGATCATCTTCTACTGGACGCCGCCGCACTTCTGGGCGCTGGCGCTGATCCGCTCGAAAGATTACGCGCGCGCCGGCGTGCCGATGCTGCCGGTGGTGGCCGGCGACGCCGAGACACGCCGGCAGATCGTGCTGTACACCCTGCTGATGCTGGTGCTGTCGGTGCTGCCTACGCCGATACAGCTGTTCGGCCTGGCCTACCTGGCGGCGGCGCTCATCCTCGGCGCGCTGTTCCTGCGCTATGCGCTGCTGCTGTGGCGCGACGGCACCGTGCCGGCGGCATGGGCGCTGTATAAGTACTCGCTGCTCTACCTGGCGCTGCTGTTTGTGGCCATGGTGGCCGACCGGGTGCTGTTCAGCTAG
- a CDS encoding NADH-quinone oxidoreductase subunit D produces the protein MTYSLALGPFHPAWRGPQRFDLKLSGERIADIEYHDGFNERGCAERLPRLDLPQALHLVTRICGTCSFAHSLAFCQALEQLCNIPVSGRALALRCVAAELERIASHTHAAATILHALGMAPYAAELAGPRELALQSLQSLSGARVIPDLCLPGGLRRDLSQRDREALLVALPKLNRSLFRMADRLIDHRPLLARTVEIGMLPRAAAEQFGVRGPLARASGVARDARADQPYADYARLEFKPITQEGGDVYARLILLLLEAYESVKLVEQALANLPAGEWRGGLPDDLAAGEVSAAVEGPRGMIRYMLESDGRRLTRVRIDAPRQLDRLLARTLLSNALIDNVVAIIASVDACTACAER, from the coding sequence GTGACCTATTCGCTGGCGTTGGGGCCATTTCATCCCGCCTGGCGCGGGCCTCAGCGCTTTGACCTGAAGCTGAGCGGCGAGCGTATCGCCGATATCGAATATCACGACGGATTCAACGAGCGGGGCTGTGCCGAGCGGCTGCCGCGCTTGGATCTACCTCAGGCGCTTCATCTGGTTACACGTATCTGCGGTACCTGCTCGTTCGCGCACTCACTGGCATTCTGCCAGGCGCTCGAGCAGCTGTGCAATATTCCGGTGTCGGGGCGAGCGCTGGCGCTGCGCTGTGTTGCCGCCGAGCTTGAACGGATCGCCTCGCACACCCACGCCGCCGCCACGATCTTGCACGCGCTCGGGATGGCTCCATACGCCGCCGAGCTGGCCGGCCCGCGCGAGCTGGCGCTTCAGTCGCTCCAGTCGCTCAGCGGTGCGCGCGTGATCCCCGACCTGTGCCTGCCCGGCGGGCTGCGCCGCGACCTAAGCCAGCGCGATCGTGAGGCGCTGCTGGTGGCGCTGCCCAAGCTCAATCGCAGCTTGTTCCGCATGGCCGATCGGCTGATCGACCACCGGCCACTGCTGGCCCGCACCGTCGAGATCGGCATGCTGCCGCGCGCCGCCGCCGAGCAGTTTGGCGTGCGTGGGCCGCTGGCGCGCGCCTCGGGGGTCGCGCGCGATGCACGGGCCGACCAGCCATACGCCGACTACGCCCGGCTCGAGTTCAAGCCGATTACCCAGGAGGGTGGCGATGTGTACGCCCGGCTGATCCTGCTGTTGCTGGAAGCCTACGAGAGCGTCAAGCTGGTTGAGCAGGCGCTGGCTAATCTGCCGGCGGGCGAGTGGCGTGGCGGCCTGCCCGACGACCTGGCTGCCGGCGAGGTTAGCGCTGCCGTCGAAGGCCCGCGTGGAATGATCCGTTATATGCTCGAGAGCGATGGGCGGCGCCTGACGCGCGTACGCATCGACGCGCCGCGCCAGCTCGACCGGCTACTGGCGCGCACGCTCTTGTCGAACGCGCTGATCGATAATGTGGTGGCGATCATCGCCTCGGTCGACGCCTGCACCGCTTGCGCCGAGCGCTGA
- a CDS encoding GNAT family N-acetyltransferase has product MTPFFAPSEYRDNDLTIRAYRPGDGPALQHAVVSSYEHLRPWMPWATPDQSLAQSEATCRRFAANYLLNEDFVLSAWVAGELAGGSGYHLRAGALASGNAEIGMWISAAYAGRGTGTRLLAALLDWGFTEWPWQRLSWHCDTRNLASMRVAEKNGLTLEGTLRSDMLDVYGQRRDTHVFAILRSEWAARQGRQRSRPD; this is encoded by the coding sequence ATGACCCCGTTCTTTGCGCCAAGCGAATATCGCGACAACGACCTGACGATCCGGGCGTACCGCCCCGGCGATGGGCCGGCGCTACAGCATGCGGTGGTTAGCTCGTACGAGCACCTGCGCCCCTGGATGCCCTGGGCAACCCCCGACCAGAGCCTCGCGCAGTCGGAGGCCACCTGCCGGCGCTTTGCGGCGAACTACTTGCTGAACGAAGACTTCGTGCTAAGCGCGTGGGTTGCCGGCGAGCTGGCCGGCGGCAGCGGCTACCACCTGCGCGCTGGCGCGCTGGCCTCGGGCAATGCCGAGATCGGCATGTGGATCAGCGCGGCCTATGCCGGGCGCGGCACCGGCACGCGCCTGCTGGCGGCGCTGCTAGATTGGGGCTTCACCGAGTGGCCGTGGCAGCGGCTCTCGTGGCACTGCGATACGCGCAACCTCGCCAGCATGCGCGTAGCCGAGAAGAACGGCCTGACGCTTGAGGGCACGCTGCGCTCGGACATGCTCGATGTGTATGGGCAGCGCCGCGACACGCATGTCTTCGCGATTCTGCGCAGCGAGTGGGCCGCGCGCCAGGGCCGGCAGCGCAGCCGCCCCGATTGA